A single region of the Streptomyces caelestis genome encodes:
- a CDS encoding helix-turn-helix domain-containing protein, with translation MKLRKLRIRAGFTQRQLGDKIPIAHSRIAQFELGKETPPEDVNAKLDTILGADGDLIDLWGHIKRTPIPDWARKFVEYEAKAIAMHKYMAHSVPGLLQTEAYAREVLRQGQPWCTVEEIEENVAARLSRQSLLRKPQPPLLWVVLDESVIRRPVGGPTVMREQLAYVLEAATAPHVEVQVLPFAAGAHSAMGGSLTLLSFENAPDVAYLEAGHSGELVEDRVMVARHSYRYDLVHARALPPEASAALIRRAMEEYETCAAPDLT, from the coding sequence GTGAAGCTGCGCAAGCTCCGAATCCGCGCCGGCTTCACCCAGCGCCAGCTCGGCGACAAGATCCCCATCGCGCACAGCCGCATCGCCCAGTTCGAACTGGGCAAGGAGACCCCGCCCGAAGACGTCAACGCCAAACTCGACACGATTCTCGGCGCGGACGGCGACCTCATCGACCTGTGGGGCCACATCAAGCGGACGCCGATCCCGGACTGGGCGCGGAAGTTCGTGGAGTACGAGGCCAAGGCGATCGCCATGCACAAGTACATGGCGCACAGCGTGCCGGGCCTGCTGCAGACCGAGGCATACGCGCGTGAGGTGCTGCGGCAGGGCCAACCCTGGTGCACCGTGGAGGAGATTGAGGAAAACGTGGCGGCCCGGCTCAGTCGGCAAAGCCTGCTCCGGAAGCCGCAACCGCCGCTGCTCTGGGTCGTGCTCGACGAGTCAGTGATCCGGCGACCCGTAGGAGGTCCGACGGTCATGCGGGAGCAGCTGGCCTACGTGCTGGAAGCCGCGACGGCACCGCACGTCGAGGTTCAGGTGCTGCCCTTCGCTGCCGGAGCACACTCGGCCATGGGCGGCTCGCTCACCCTCCTGTCGTTCGAGAACGCCCCGGACGTGGCCTACCTGGAGGCTGGACACTCGGGCGAGTTGGTGGAAGACAGGGTCATGGTGGCCCGGCACTCCTATCGTTACGATCTTGTCCACGCCCGAGCCCTGCCGCCTGAGGCGTCAGCGGCCTTGATCCGGCGGGCCATGGAGGAGTACGAGACATGCGCAGCACCCGACCTGACCTGA
- a CDS encoding alpha-amylase — protein MARRHLAAAVALAATAVVMNPTSVQASPPGTKDVTAVLFEWKYASVARECGNTLGPAGYGYVQVSPPAEHIQGPQWWTSYQPVSYKIAGRLGDRAAFRNMVNACHAAGVKVVVDTVVNHMSAGNGTGTGGSSYTKYDYPGLYSSPDFDDCTSRIGDYRDRWDVQRCELVGLADLDTGEDYVRGAIAKYVNDLLSLGVDGFRIDAAKHMDAADLANIKSRLTNPSVYWKQEVIYGSGEAVQPTEYTGNGDVQEFRYAYDLKRVFNNENLAYLRNYGEGWGYMNSGVSGVFVDNHDTERNGSTLNYKDGANYTLANVFMLAWPYGAPDLNSGYEFSDHDAGPPNGGQVNACWQDGWKCQHNWPEIKSMVAFRNATRGEAVTNWWDNGGDAIAFGRGSKGFVAINHESGSLSRTYHTSLPAGTYCNVQNNTTVTVNSSGQLTATLGSNTALAIHAGKSNC, from the coding sequence ATGGCACGCAGACACCTGGCCGCCGCCGTCGCGCTCGCCGCGACTGCGGTTGTCATGAACCCGACCAGTGTGCAGGCCTCCCCACCTGGCACCAAGGACGTCACTGCCGTCCTCTTCGAGTGGAAGTACGCCTCCGTCGCCCGCGAGTGCGGCAACACCCTCGGGCCCGCCGGATACGGATACGTCCAGGTCTCCCCGCCCGCCGAGCACATACAGGGCCCGCAGTGGTGGACCTCGTACCAGCCGGTCAGCTACAAGATCGCCGGCCGGCTCGGTGACCGCGCGGCCTTCCGGAACATGGTGAACGCCTGCCACGCGGCCGGTGTGAAGGTCGTCGTCGACACGGTGGTCAACCACATGTCGGCGGGCAACGGCACCGGCACCGGCGGCTCGTCGTACACGAAGTACGACTATCCAGGGCTGTACTCCTCGCCCGACTTCGACGACTGCACCTCCCGGATCGGCGACTACCGGGACCGCTGGGACGTCCAGCGTTGCGAACTGGTGGGTCTCGCCGACCTGGACACGGGCGAGGACTACGTCCGTGGTGCAATCGCCAAGTACGTGAACGATTTGCTCTCCCTCGGCGTCGACGGCTTCCGCATCGACGCGGCGAAGCACATGGACGCCGCCGACCTGGCCAACATCAAGTCCCGGCTCACGAACCCCTCCGTGTACTGGAAGCAGGAGGTCATTTACGGCAGCGGCGAGGCCGTCCAGCCCACCGAGTACACGGGTAACGGTGACGTCCAGGAGTTCCGCTACGCCTATGACCTCAAGCGCGTCTTCAACAACGAGAACCTCGCCTATCTGAGGAACTACGGCGAGGGCTGGGGCTACATGAACAGTGGCGTCTCCGGTGTCTTCGTCGACAACCACGACACCGAGCGCAACGGCAGCACGCTGAACTACAAGGACGGCGCCAACTACACGCTGGCCAACGTCTTCATGCTGGCCTGGCCCTACGGCGCCCCCGACCTCAACTCCGGCTACGAGTTCAGCGACCACGACGCGGGTCCGCCCAACGGCGGTCAAGTCAACGCCTGTTGGCAGGACGGCTGGAAGTGCCAGCACAACTGGCCCGAGATCAAGTCCATGGTCGCCTTCCGCAACGCCACGCGCGGTGAGGCCGTCACCAACTGGTGGGACAACGGGGGCGACGCGATCGCGTTCGGGCGCGGCAGCAAGGGCTTCGTGGCCATCAATCACGAGTCGGGCTCGCTGAGCCGTACGTACCACACGTCGCTGCCCGCCGGGACGTACTGCAACGTACAGAACAACACGACCGTGACGGTGAACTCCAGCGGGCAGCTCACGGCCACCCTGGGCTCGAACACGGCCCTGGCGATCCACGCCGGGAAGTCGAACTGCTGA
- a CDS encoding glycoside hydrolase family 13 protein — MSQHSAAPAPTPTSAVAVAKRRDWWRDAVIYQVYPRSFADSNGDGMGDLEGVRTRLPYLRDLGVDAVWLSPFYASPQADAGYDVADYRAVDPMFGNLLDADALIRDAHELGLRIIVDLVPNHSSDQHEWFKRAVAEGPGSPLRDRYHFRPGKGKNGELPPNDWESIFGGPAWTRVPDGEWYLHLFAPEQPDFNWEHPAVGDEFRSILRFWLDMGVDGFRIDVAHGLVKAEGLPDLGSHDQVKLLGNDVMPFFDQDGVHEIYRQWRLILDEYSGERIFVAEAWTPTIERTAHYVRPDELHQAFNFQYLSTHWDAAEMREVIDRTLEAMRPVGAPATWVLSNHDVTRHATRFANPPGLGTQIRLAGDRGLGLRRARAATLLMLALPGSAYIYQGEELGLPDVVDLSDEVRQDPAYFRGAGQDGFRDGCRVPIPWTRTGSSYGFGDGGSWLPQPEGWGELSVEAQTGESGSTLELYRAALAVRRERPDLGAGSSVEWLRAPEGVLAFRRGEFVCVANTTGESVAMPAYGRVLIASGEIVQVDDEAKVPADTTVWWTTA, encoded by the coding sequence ATGAGCCAGCACTCAGCTGCACCCGCCCCCACCCCCACGTCCGCAGTGGCCGTCGCCAAGCGTCGCGACTGGTGGCGGGACGCGGTGATCTACCAGGTGTACCCGCGCAGTTTCGCCGACAGCAACGGCGACGGCATGGGCGACCTGGAAGGTGTCCGCACCCGCCTGCCGTACCTGCGCGATCTCGGCGTGGACGCCGTGTGGCTCAGCCCCTTCTACGCCTCGCCGCAGGCCGACGCCGGCTACGACGTCGCGGACTACCGGGCCGTCGACCCGATGTTCGGCAACCTCCTGGACGCCGACGCGCTGATCCGCGACGCCCACGAGCTGGGCCTCAGGATCATCGTCGACCTCGTGCCCAACCATTCCTCCGACCAGCACGAGTGGTTCAAGCGGGCCGTCGCGGAGGGCCCGGGCTCCCCCCTGCGGGACCGCTACCACTTCCGCCCAGGCAAGGGGAAGAACGGCGAACTGCCGCCCAACGACTGGGAGTCGATCTTCGGCGGACCCGCGTGGACACGGGTCCCGGACGGTGAGTGGTACCTGCACCTGTTCGCCCCCGAGCAGCCCGACTTCAACTGGGAGCACCCGGCGGTCGGCGACGAGTTCCGCTCCATCCTGCGCTTCTGGCTGGACATGGGCGTCGACGGCTTCCGGATCGATGTCGCCCACGGTCTGGTGAAGGCGGAGGGGCTGCCCGACCTTGGATCCCATGACCAGGTGAAGCTGCTGGGCAACGACGTCATGCCGTTCTTCGACCAGGACGGAGTGCACGAGATCTACCGGCAGTGGCGGCTGATCCTCGACGAGTATTCGGGGGAGCGCATCTTCGTCGCCGAGGCGTGGACGCCCACCATCGAGCGCACCGCCCACTACGTCCGTCCGGACGAGCTGCACCAGGCCTTCAACTTCCAGTACCTCAGCACCCACTGGGACGCCGCGGAGATGCGCGAGGTCATCGACCGCACCCTGGAGGCCATGCGCCCGGTCGGCGCCCCCGCCACCTGGGTCCTGTCCAACCACGACGTGACCCGGCACGCCACCCGCTTCGCCAACCCGCCAGGCCTCGGCACCCAGATCCGCCTGGCCGGCGACCGGGGACTGGGCCTGCGCAGGGCCCGGGCCGCGACCCTGCTGATGCTCGCGCTGCCCGGCTCGGCCTACATCTACCAGGGCGAGGAGCTGGGCCTTCCGGACGTCGTCGACCTGTCCGACGAGGTGCGCCAGGACCCGGCGTACTTCCGGGGCGCGGGCCAGGACGGCTTCCGCGACGGGTGCCGGGTGCCGATCCCGTGGACCAGGACCGGGTCGTCGTACGGCTTCGGTGACGGGGGCAGCTGGCTGCCGCAGCCGGAGGGCTGGGGCGAGCTGAGCGTCGAGGCGCAGACCGGCGAGTCCGGCTCGACCCTGGAGCTGTACCGGGCCGCGCTCGCCGTGCGCCGCGAGCGGCCCGACCTCGGCGCCGGCTCCTCCGTGGAGTGGCTGCGGGCGCCCGAGGGTGTGCTGGCGTTCCGGCGCGGGGAGTTCGTGTGCGTCGCGAACACCACCGGCGAGTCGGTGGCGATGCCGGCCTACGGCCGGGTGCTGATCGCCAGCGGGGAGATCGTCCAGGTCGACGACGAGGCGAAGGTGCCGGCCGACACCACGGTGTGGTGGACCACGGCCTGA
- a CDS encoding sugar ABC transporter permease, protein MSTTTVETSTADTGRRPAAAPRRTRRRGEHSRATSLVSHAILIGASLAALFPIAWLLFLSLGPDQDDYLHPGRIWGKMTFDNYAFVLKDTSFFDWLTSTLVVVLGTTLIGVVVAASTGYAVSRMRFPGYRKLMWVLLVTQMFPIAVLIVPMYQILSDLRLIDSYLGLILVNCTTIVPYCAWLMKGYFDTIPFEIDEAGRVDGLTPFGTFARLILPLAKPGLAVAAFYSFLTAFGEVAFASTFMLSDDKYTFAVGLQTFVSEHDAQRNLMAATAVLIAIPAAIFFYLVQKNLVTGLTAGGTKG, encoded by the coding sequence ATGAGTACGACCACCGTCGAGACCTCCACCGCGGACACCGGGCGGCGCCCCGCCGCAGCACCCCGCAGGACCCGCCGCCGCGGCGAGCACAGCCGCGCGACCTCCCTCGTCTCGCACGCCATCCTGATCGGCGCGAGCCTGGCCGCGCTCTTCCCGATCGCCTGGCTGCTCTTCCTGTCCCTCGGCCCGGACCAGGACGACTACCTCCACCCCGGGCGCATCTGGGGCAAGATGACGTTCGACAACTACGCGTTCGTCCTCAAGGACACGAGCTTCTTCGACTGGCTCACGAGCACGCTGGTCGTGGTGCTGGGCACGACGCTCATCGGCGTCGTCGTCGCCGCGTCCACCGGCTACGCGGTCTCCCGCATGCGGTTCCCCGGCTACCGGAAGCTGATGTGGGTGCTGCTGGTCACCCAGATGTTCCCGATCGCGGTACTGATCGTGCCGATGTACCAGATCCTCTCGGATCTGCGGCTCATCGACAGCTACCTTGGACTCATCCTTGTCAACTGCACCACGATCGTGCCGTACTGCGCCTGGCTGATGAAAGGCTATTTCGACACCATCCCGTTCGAGATCGACGAGGCCGGGCGCGTCGACGGGCTGACCCCCTTCGGCACGTTCGCGCGGCTGATCCTGCCGCTCGCCAAGCCGGGACTCGCGGTCGCGGCGTTCTACAGCTTCCTCACCGCCTTCGGGGAGGTCGCGTTCGCCTCCACGTTCATGCTCAGCGACGACAAGTACACCTTCGCCGTCGGTCTGCAGACGTTCGTGAGCGAGCACGACGCGCAGCGGAACCTGATGGCCGCGACGGCTGTGCTGATCGCCATACCGGCCGCCATCTTCTTCTACCTCGTGCAGAAGAACCTGGTGACCGGGCTGACCGCCGGTGGCACGAAGGGGTGA
- a CDS encoding carbohydrate ABC transporter permease has product MTVVIDRATGKRRGEREPRPGPGRRLKNGFHKHWYAYAMTAPVAIVLGVLVLYPLAYGLYLTFTDATSLNTARTIGVNEIDATYKFIGLDNYADILWGPTAYDRFWSHFLWTVFWTAACVTLHYGIGLGLALLLNQKLRGRTLYRMILVLPWAVPTFVTVFGWRFMLADGGIINSGLDFLHLPTPSWLEDTFWQRFSAIMVNTWCGVPFMMVSLLGGLQSIDASLYEASEMDGANAWQRFRYVTLPGLRSVSTTVVLLGVIWTFNQFAIIFLLFGNTAPDAQILVTWAYHLGFGQQPRDYAQSAAYGILLLSILIVFTSFYRRWLNRNEQQLAI; this is encoded by the coding sequence ATGACCGTCGTCATCGACCGAGCGACCGGCAAGCGGCGCGGTGAGCGGGAACCGCGCCCCGGGCCGGGCCGGCGGCTGAAGAACGGCTTCCACAAGCACTGGTACGCCTACGCGATGACCGCCCCGGTGGCGATCGTCCTCGGCGTCCTCGTGCTGTACCCGCTGGCGTACGGCCTGTACCTCACGTTCACCGACGCCACCAGCCTGAACACCGCCCGCACGATCGGCGTCAACGAGATCGACGCCACCTACAAGTTCATCGGCCTGGACAACTACGCCGACATCCTGTGGGGCCCGACGGCCTACGACCGCTTCTGGTCGCACTTCCTGTGGACGGTCTTCTGGACGGCGGCCTGCGTCACCCTGCACTACGGCATCGGCCTCGGGCTCGCCCTGCTGCTCAACCAGAAGCTGCGCGGGCGCACCCTCTACCGGATGATCCTGGTGCTGCCCTGGGCCGTGCCGACCTTCGTCACCGTGTTCGGCTGGCGGTTCATGCTCGCCGACGGCGGCATCATCAACTCCGGCCTGGACTTCCTGCACCTGCCGACGCCCTCGTGGCTGGAGGACACCTTCTGGCAGCGGTTCTCCGCGATCATGGTCAACACCTGGTGCGGGGTGCCGTTCATGATGGTCTCGCTGCTCGGCGGACTCCAGTCGATCGACGCGAGCCTCTACGAGGCGTCCGAGATGGACGGCGCCAACGCCTGGCAGCGGTTCCGGTACGTCACCCTGCCCGGTCTGAGGTCCGTCAGCACCACGGTCGTCCTCCTCGGCGTGATCTGGACCTTCAACCAGTTCGCCATCATCTTCCTGCTGTTCGGCAACACCGCCCCGGACGCCCAGATCCTCGTGACCTGGGCCTACCACCTGGGCTTCGGACAGCAGCCGCGCGACTACGCCCAGTCCGCCGCCTACGGAATCCTGCTCCTGTCCATCCTGATCGTCTTCACCTCCTTCTACCGCCGCTGGCTGAACCGCAACGAGCAGCAGCTCGCGATCTGA
- a CDS encoding extracellular solute-binding protein, with protein sequence MRRGIAATALVASLALAATACGGSDSGDEADGPVTITWWDTSNATNEAPAYQALVKEFEAANKDIKVNYVNVPFDQAQNKFDTAAGSKGAPDVLRSEVGWTPAFAKKGFFLPLDGTEALAEQDKFQPSLIEQAKYDGKTYGVPFTTDTLALVYNKELFEKAGVEAPKTWDDLKKAAATIKDKTGADGYWGSTQGYYAQTFLYGEGTDTVDVDAKKITVTSPAAKKAYGTWQSLFSGKGLHKADTTADAYAHIQEAFVSGKVASIIQGPWEITNFYKGSAFKDKNNLGIATVPAGSTGKAGAPTGGHNLSVYAGSDAAHQKASLKFVNFMTSAKAQETIALKNSTLPTREDAYTAEIKADPGIAGYQGVLSSAQPRPALPEYSSLWGPLDDELIEIAGGKESLDKGLGDAETAIAKLVPDFSK encoded by the coding sequence ATGCGGCGTGGCATAGCGGCCACCGCGCTGGTGGCGTCCCTCGCCCTGGCGGCGACGGCGTGCGGCGGGAGCGACAGCGGCGACGAGGCCGACGGCCCGGTCACCATCACCTGGTGGGACACCTCCAACGCCACCAACGAGGCGCCGGCGTACCAGGCCCTGGTCAAGGAGTTCGAGGCCGCCAACAAGGACATCAAGGTCAACTACGTCAACGTCCCCTTCGACCAGGCGCAGAACAAGTTCGACACCGCCGCCGGCTCCAAGGGCGCCCCCGACGTGCTGCGCTCCGAGGTCGGCTGGACCCCGGCCTTCGCCAAGAAGGGCTTCTTCCTCCCGCTGGACGGCACCGAGGCCCTCGCCGAGCAGGACAAGTTCCAGCCCAGCCTGATCGAGCAGGCCAAGTACGACGGCAAGACCTACGGCGTCCCGTTCACCACGGACACCCTCGCCCTCGTCTACAACAAGGAACTGTTCGAGAAGGCCGGCGTCGAAGCCCCCAAGACCTGGGACGACCTGAAGAAGGCCGCCGCCACGATCAAGGACAAGACCGGCGCCGACGGCTACTGGGGCTCCACCCAGGGCTACTACGCCCAGACCTTCCTCTACGGCGAGGGCACCGACACCGTCGACGTCGACGCCAAGAAGATCACCGTCACCTCGCCCGCCGCCAAGAAGGCCTACGGCACCTGGCAGAGCCTCTTCAGCGGCAAGGGCCTGCACAAGGCGGACACCACCGCGGACGCCTACGCCCACATCCAGGAGGCGTTCGTCAGCGGCAAGGTCGCCTCGATCATCCAGGGCCCCTGGGAGATCACGAACTTCTACAAGGGCTCTGCCTTCAAGGACAAGAACAACCTCGGCATCGCCACCGTCCCGGCCGGCTCCACCGGCAAGGCGGGCGCCCCGACCGGCGGCCACAACCTCTCCGTCTACGCCGGCTCCGACGCGGCCCACCAGAAGGCCTCGCTGAAGTTCGTCAACTTCATGACGTCGGCGAAGGCCCAGGAGACCATCGCGCTGAAGAACTCCACGCTCCCCACGCGCGAGGACGCCTACACCGCCGAGATCAAGGCCGACCCCGGCATCGCCGGCTACCAGGGCGTGCTGTCCTCCGCCCAGCCGCGCCCGGCACTGCCCGAGTACAGCTCGCTGTGGGGCCCGCTCGACGACGAGCTGATCGAGATCGCGGGCGGCAAGGAGTCCCTGGACAAGGGCCTCGGCGACGCCGAGACCGCCATCGCCAAGCTGGTGCCGGACTTCTCCAAGTGA
- a CDS encoding LacI family DNA-binding transcriptional regulator — protein sequence MTTRLADIAAQAGVSEATVSRVLNGKPGVAATTRESVLAALDVLGYERPVRLRQRSEGLVGLITPELENPIFPALAQVIGQALTRQGYTPVLATQTPGGSTEDELTEMLVDRGVAGIIYVSGLHADTTADMQRYDRLRAQGVPYVLVDGFSPKVQAPFISPDDRAAMNLAVTHLVSLGHTRIGLALGPKRFVPVQRKIEGFVRTMQDQLSLRAETVETELVQHSLYTLEGGQAAAAALIERNCTAVVCASDMMALGAIRAARQRGLEVPTDISVVGFDDSPLIAFTDPPLTTIRKPVPAMGQAAVRTLLEEIGGTPAPHSEFVFMPELVVRGSTASAPGDRARP from the coding sequence GTGACCACACGGCTTGCGGACATCGCTGCGCAGGCGGGGGTGAGCGAAGCGACCGTCAGCCGCGTCCTCAACGGGAAGCCGGGCGTCGCCGCCACCACCCGCGAGTCCGTGCTGGCCGCCCTCGACGTGCTGGGCTACGAACGCCCCGTGCGGCTGCGGCAGCGCAGCGAGGGCCTGGTCGGTCTGATCACCCCGGAGCTGGAGAACCCGATCTTCCCGGCCCTGGCCCAGGTCATCGGCCAGGCGCTGACCCGGCAGGGCTACACGCCCGTGCTGGCCACCCAGACGCCGGGCGGCTCCACCGAGGACGAGCTCACGGAGATGCTCGTCGACCGGGGGGTCGCCGGCATCATCTACGTCTCCGGGCTGCACGCGGACACCACCGCCGACATGCAGCGCTACGACCGGCTGCGCGCGCAGGGCGTGCCGTACGTGCTGGTCGACGGCTTCTCGCCGAAGGTGCAGGCGCCGTTCATCTCCCCCGACGACCGCGCGGCGATGAACCTGGCGGTGACGCACCTGGTGTCCCTCGGGCACACGCGGATCGGTCTGGCCCTGGGGCCCAAGCGGTTCGTGCCCGTGCAGCGCAAGATCGAGGGGTTCGTGCGCACCATGCAGGACCAGTTGAGCCTGCGCGCCGAGACCGTCGAGACGGAGCTGGTGCAGCACTCCCTCTACACCCTGGAGGGCGGGCAGGCCGCGGCCGCGGCGCTGATCGAGCGGAACTGCACGGCCGTGGTGTGTGCCAGCGACATGATGGCGCTGGGCGCGATCAGGGCGGCGCGGCAGCGCGGCCTGGAGGTTCCGACGGACATCTCCGTGGTCGGCTTCGACGACTCTCCGTTGATCGCCTTCACCGACCCGCCGCTGACCACGATCCGCAAGCCGGTCCCGGCGATGGGCCAGGCGGCGGTGCGCACGCTGCTGGAGGAGATCGGCGGGACTCCGGCCCCCCACAGCGAGTTCGTGTTCATGCCGGAACTGGTGGTGCGCGGTTCGACCGCTTCGGCACCCGGGGACCGCGCTCGCCCCTGA
- a CDS encoding phosphatase PAP2 family protein → MGDSTVTTLDGRKAAVPDPVAADPGQGLLPRLRTPRRPRFWFEILLIAMSYWTYSLVRNAVPEQKAEALRNADWIWQAEHRLGIAIEDSVNHAVNSVTWLIIGMNYYYATLHFLVTLGVLVWLYRRHPGRYAATRLVLFATTAVALAGYYLYPLAPPRLMNGGDFVDTVMVHQTWGSMASGDLKHMSNQYAAMPSMHIGWSVWCGLTIFVLATIPWVRVLGLLYPALTLVVIVATANHFWLDAVGGMLCLGFGFAVAGVWYGRQPYTLPQVVPARL, encoded by the coding sequence ATGGGTGACTCGACCGTGACGACGCTGGACGGCCGGAAAGCGGCCGTTCCGGACCCGGTCGCGGCCGATCCGGGACAGGGCCTCCTCCCCCGGCTGCGCACCCCCCGCCGGCCCCGGTTCTGGTTCGAGATCCTGCTGATCGCGATGAGCTACTGGACGTACTCGCTCGTCCGGAACGCCGTGCCCGAGCAGAAGGCCGAGGCGCTGCGCAACGCCGACTGGATCTGGCAGGCCGAGCACCGGCTGGGCATCGCCATCGAGGACTCGGTCAATCACGCCGTGAACTCGGTGACTTGGCTGATCATCGGCATGAACTACTACTACGCGACGCTGCACTTCTTGGTGACGCTGGGTGTGCTGGTGTGGCTGTACCGTCGCCACCCCGGCCGGTACGCGGCGACCCGCCTGGTGCTGTTCGCGACGACCGCCGTCGCCCTGGCCGGTTACTACCTGTATCCGCTGGCGCCCCCACGGCTGATGAACGGCGGCGACTTCGTCGACACCGTCATGGTCCACCAGACCTGGGGGTCGATGGCGTCCGGCGACCTGAAACACATGTCCAACCAGTACGCCGCGATGCCCTCCATGCACATCGGCTGGTCCGTGTGGTGCGGCCTGACGATCTTCGTCCTGGCGACGATCCCCTGGGTGCGGGTGCTGGGTCTGCTGTACCCGGCGCTGACGCTGGTCGTCATCGTCGCCACGGCCAACCATTTCTGGCTGGATGCGGTCGGTGGCATGCTCTGCCTGGGCTTCGGGTTCGCGGTGGCCGGGGTCTGGTACGGGAGGCAGCCGTACACGCTGCCGCAGGTGGTACCGGCCAGACTGTGA